In Rutidosis leptorrhynchoides isolate AG116_Rl617_1_P2 chromosome 2, CSIRO_AGI_Rlap_v1, whole genome shotgun sequence, one genomic interval encodes:
- the LOC139892312 gene encoding uncharacterized protein: MQLQQEEVMEEIDVSNGGCGGDSSEEELSVLPRHTKVVVTGNNRTKSVLVGLQGVVKKAVGLGGWHWLVLTNGIEVKLQRNALSVIEAPTGNEEDDDLEFENVHWNVSDPASDDTQKSHRSRHRPHKSNGSAAHKTVSRSFSCDSQPKTSFTTSRGSVKVDLSKLEMAALRRYWRHFNLADAFPNPSKEELVDIVQKHFMSQKLDELQVIVGFAQAAKKLKMVCK, translated from the exons ATGCAGCTGCAACAAGAGGAAGTAATGGAAGAAATTGATGTGAGtaatggtggttgtggtggtgataGTAGTGAAGAAGAATTGTCCGTACTGCCACGTCATACTAAGGTGGTTGTTACTGGAAACAACAGAACAAAATCTGTTCTTGTCGGGTTACAAGGTGTTGTTAAGAAAGCTGTTGGTCTTGGCGGTTGGCATTGGCtg GTGCTCACGAACGGAATAGAGGTGAAGCTGCAAAGGAATGCACTAAGTGTGATTGAAGCTCCAACTGGTAATGAAGAAGACGATGATCTTGAATTTGAAAACGTACATTGGAATGTATCTGATCCAG CATCTGATGATACCCAAAAGTCGCATCGATCGAGGCACCGCCCGCATAAATCGAATGGGTCGGCAGCACATAAGACCGTTAGCCGGTCTTTTTCTTGTGACTCACAACCTAAGACCTCCTTTACCACTTCTCGTGGGTCCGTG AAGGTTGATCTGAGCAAACTTGAGATGGCAGCCTTACGAAGATATTGGCGACACTTCAATCTT GCAGATGCATTTCCTAATCCATCAAAGGAGGAGCTTGTTGATATTGTTCAAAAGCATTTCATGTCGCAG AAATTGGACGAGTTGCAGGTGATCGTGGGGTTTGCACAAGCTGCAAAGAAGCTCAAGATGGTATGCAAATGA
- the LOC139892311 gene encoding probable 1-acyl-sn-glycerol-3-phosphate acyltransferase 5: MEACQPLNSDINGGLKKQYSLTPLRLLRGLACLFVYLSTAFMFMVYFSPVIAVFLRLFSVHYSRKSASFLFGLWLALWPFLFEKINKTKVIFSGEFVPERERVLIIANHRTEVDWMYLWDLALRKGSLGFIKYVLKSSLMKLPIFGWAFHVFEFISVERKWEVDETIMRKMLSTFTDPVDPLWLAVFPEGTDFTEKKCIKSQQYAAENELPVLKNVLLPKTRGFYSCVEILRGSLDAVYDVTIAYKNRCPTFMDNVFGVEPSEVHVHVRRIVLENIPSSEIECNTWLLNTFHLKDQLLSDFIAQGHFPNQGTEGDLSTIKCLLNCVLVIAITFVFAYLTFFSSIWFKVYVVLSCVYLSCATAYNFRPTPILEYVKGLLSGKKSS; this comes from the exons ATGGAAGCTTGCCAGCCCCTAAACTCGGACATAAACGGCGGATTAAAAAAACAATACTCGTTGACTCCACTAAGGCTTTTAAGGGGTCTGGCATGCTTATTTGTTTACCTTTCAACCGCCTTCATGTTTATGGTTTATTTTAGCCCCGTGATTGCCGTTTTTCTACGTCTTTTTAGCGTACATTATAGCAGAAAGTCTGCATCGTTCCTTTTCGGTTTATGGCTAGCTTTATGGCCCTTCTTGTTTGAAAAGATCAACAAGACAAAAGTTATTTTTTCTGGTGAATTTGTTCCCGAAAGAGAACGTGTATTAATTATCGCTAATCATCGAACTGAAGTCGATTGGATGTACTTATGGGATCTTGCATTGAGAAAGGGTAGTTTAGGGTTTATCAAATATGTACTTAAAAGCAGCTTGATGAAGTTACCGATATTCGGTTGGGCGTTTCATGTTTTTGagttcatttcagttgaaagaaaatGGGAAGTAGATGAAACCATCATGCGTAAAATGCTCTCGACTTTTACTGATCCCGTGGACCCGTTATGGCTCGCTGTTTTCCCCGAGGGAACCGATTTTAC AGAAAAAAAGTGCATAAAAAGTCAACAATATGCTGCAGAAAATGAATTGCCTGTACTCAAGAATGTGCTGCTTCCCAAAACAAGAGGTTTCTATTCTTGTGTCGAAATCCTACGTGGCTCCCTCGATGCAG TGTATGATGTGACAATAGCATACAAGAATCGGTGCCCAACTTTCATGGACAATGTTTTCGGTGTTGAACCTTCAGAAGTTCACGTCCACGTTCGACGCATTGTTCTTGAAAACATCCCATCTTCAGAAATCGAGTGCAACACGTGGTTATTAAATACGTTTCATCTTAAAGATCAACTGCTTTCAGATTTCATCGCTCAAGGCCATTTTCCGAATCAAGGAACAGAAGGAGATCTTTCAACTATCAAATGCTTGCTAAATTGTGTGCTAGTGATTGCTATTACTTTTGTTTTTGCATACCTTACGTTTTTCTCATCGATCTGGTTCAAAGTATACGTCGTTCTGTCTTGTGTATACCTTTCTTGTGCAACTGCATATAATTTTCGGCCTACACCAATTCTTGAATATGTAAAGGGATTGTTATCTGGAAAGAAATCGTCTTAG
- the LOC139889157 gene encoding pathogenesis-related thaumatin-like protein 3.5, whose protein sequence is MAIIIRTSFYLLLTILLSGDDVTATVFTLQNSCSYTVWPGTLSGNAGIVIGEGGFSLSPGGTVQLPVIPGWSGRFWARTGCTFDEFGNGKCETGDCGSTLKCNGGGAPPVSLAEFTIGGGISNSDKDFYDVSLVDGYNVGIGIKPSGGAGDCQYAGCIADLNVNCPAELRVVDGNGAVVACKSACDAFNVPEFCCTGEHATPATCAPTQFSVMFKAACPGAYSYAYDDASSTFTCSGSDYLITFCPSNSGGF, encoded by the exons ATGGCAATCATTATCAGAACTAGCTTCTATCTTCTTCTCACTATCCTCCTTTCAG GTGATGACGTCACAGCTACGGTGTTTACGTTACAAAATAGTTGTAGCTATACAGTTTGGCCGGGAACACTTTCCGGCAATGCCGGAATAGTGATAGGAGAAGGCGGTTTCTCACTGTCACCAGGCGGTACTGTTCAATTACCGGTTATTCCAGGCTGGTCGGGCCGGTTTTGGGCCCGAACCGGTTGCACATTCGACGAATTCGGTAACGGAAAGTGCGAAACCGGCGATTGCGGTAGCACGCTTAAATGCAATGGAGGTGGTGCACCGCCGGTTTCATTAGCGGAATTCACAATCGGCGGTGGTATTAGTAACAGCGATAAGGACTTTTATGACGTCAGCCTCGTCGACGGTTACAACGTCGGTATTGGAATTAAACCTTCCGGTGGCGCCGGTGACTGTCAGTACGCCGGATGTATTGCGGATTTGAATGTTAATTGTCCGGCGGAGTTACGAGTGGTTGACGGGAACGGTGCGGTGGTGGCGTGTAAAAGCGCGTGTGACGCGTTTAATGTACCGGAGTTTTGTTGTACCGGAGAACATGCAACCCCTGCCACGTGTGCACCGACGCAATTTTCGGTTATGTTTAAAGCAGCGTGTCCTGGTGCGTATAGTTATGCGTATGATGATGCGTCTAGTACTTTTACTTGTTCCGGGTCGGACTACTTGATTACATTTTGTCCAAGTAATAGTGGTGGATTTTAA